From Streptomyces sp. NBC_01460, a single genomic window includes:
- a CDS encoding GNAT family N-acetyltransferase, protein MEELARLSDIERTAAGHGQLIWTAQGQGGESLGPEVRAWRHGAAVAVAGPSRQQDRLAVHGDSADAVVLVRRVLEEVGASYRLLGEAALIGALVRQVPGLVPVHEFFWMETTSPPGAAPDGVRWLDAREETEARPLFDRFFPDSYAQPGRAGVGRWAGVVGEVDGSTGAEPPAVAADAWSAAGCGFMGGVVTHPSARGRGLARAVSGFVLDALVHRHGRAALMVLTTNAPAIATYERLGMAKHRFGAAHLPAR, encoded by the coding sequence ATGGAGGAACTCGCACGGCTCAGTGACATCGAGCGGACCGCGGCCGGCCACGGGCAGCTGATCTGGACCGCCCAGGGGCAGGGGGGTGAGAGCCTGGGGCCTGAGGTACGGGCCTGGCGCCACGGCGCGGCGGTGGCGGTGGCCGGCCCGAGCCGGCAGCAGGACCGGCTCGCGGTCCACGGTGACAGTGCCGACGCGGTCGTACTGGTGCGACGGGTCCTGGAGGAGGTCGGCGCGTCCTACCGGCTCCTGGGGGAGGCAGCGTTGATCGGTGCGCTCGTGCGGCAGGTCCCCGGTCTCGTGCCGGTCCACGAGTTCTTCTGGATGGAGACCACGTCCCCTCCCGGTGCCGCCCCTGACGGCGTGCGGTGGCTGGACGCCCGCGAGGAGACGGAGGCGAGGCCGCTCTTCGACCGTTTCTTCCCCGACTCCTACGCGCAGCCGGGCCGCGCGGGCGTGGGCCGCTGGGCCGGGGTCGTCGGTGAGGTGGACGGCAGTACCGGGGCGGAGCCGCCGGCGGTCGCGGCGGACGCGTGGTCCGCGGCCGGGTGCGGGTTCATGGGAGGGGTGGTCACCCACCCCTCCGCCCGCGGCCGCGGGCTCGCCCGGGCCGTGTCCGGCTTCGTCCTGGACGCCCTCGTCCACCGCCACGGCCGCGCCGCGCTCATGGTGCTCACCACCAACGCACCGGCCATAGCCACGTACGAACGCCTCGGCATGGCCAAGCACCGCTTCGGAGCGGCACACCTCCCGGCCCGGTGA
- a CDS encoding DinB family protein, with protein MTPENEGILRALREARKLLLITVQGATDAQLTERSTVSELTLGGILNHLTQGERVWTHILTDTTGSVPDGMWDMGQYKAPEGVTLTALRAAYEEAARATDATVATADLDAEVPLPEAPWEPGVVHRRPGRRILLHLLQETAQHTGHADIVREAIDGANSTALRG; from the coding sequence ATGACACCGGAGAACGAAGGCATCCTGCGGGCCCTGCGCGAGGCGCGGAAGCTCCTCCTCATCACCGTGCAGGGCGCCACCGACGCCCAGCTCACCGAGCGGTCCACGGTGAGCGAGCTGACCCTGGGCGGCATCCTGAACCACCTCACGCAGGGCGAGCGGGTCTGGACGCACATCCTCACCGACACCACCGGCAGCGTCCCGGACGGCATGTGGGACATGGGCCAGTACAAGGCGCCGGAGGGCGTCACGCTCACGGCGCTGCGGGCCGCGTACGAGGAGGCCGCCCGCGCCACCGACGCCACCGTCGCGACGGCGGACCTCGACGCGGAGGTCCCGCTCCCCGAGGCCCCCTGGGAGCCCGGCGTGGTGCACCGCCGGCCCGGACGCAGGATCCTGCTGCACCTCCTCCAGGAGACGGCCCAGCACACCGGGCACGCGGACATCGTCCGGGAGGCGATCGACGGCGCGAACAGCACGGCGCTGCGAGGCTAG
- a CDS encoding GyrI-like domain-containing protein yields MPPYDVKRELRQCYAPRNTGWELVDVPAQQFIAVDGRGDPNTSDAYARAVEALYSVAYTLKFTGRRTGDPDFVVGPLEGLWWSDRMEVFTSRDKDAWQWRMLISRPDWITEALVDEAKETALAKKGLPAIADIRHETLHEGPSAQLLHVGPYDDEGPVLAALHDEYLAANGLRMTGLHHEVYLSDPRRTEPARLRTVLRQPVRSAVR; encoded by the coding sequence ATGCCCCCCTACGACGTCAAACGCGAACTCAGGCAGTGCTACGCGCCGAGGAACACCGGCTGGGAACTGGTCGACGTACCCGCCCAGCAGTTCATCGCCGTGGACGGCCGGGGCGACCCCAACACGAGCGACGCCTACGCACGCGCCGTCGAGGCGCTCTACTCCGTCGCCTACACCCTCAAGTTCACCGGCCGACGCACCGGTGACCCGGACTTCGTCGTCGGACCGCTCGAAGGGCTGTGGTGGTCCGACCGCATGGAGGTCTTCACCTCCCGCGACAAGGACGCATGGCAGTGGCGCATGCTCATCAGCCGGCCCGACTGGATCACGGAAGCCCTCGTCGACGAAGCCAAGGAGACCGCGCTGGCGAAGAAGGGCCTCCCCGCGATCGCCGACATCCGCCACGAGACCCTGCACGAGGGACCCAGTGCCCAGCTCCTGCACGTCGGGCCCTACGACGACGAGGGCCCCGTGCTCGCCGCGCTCCACGACGAGTACCTCGCCGCCAACGGCCTGCGGATGACCGGGCTCCACCACGAGGTCTACCTCAGCGATCCGCGCCGGACCGAGCCGGCGAGACTCCGGACCGTCCTCCGGCAGCCGGTGCGGAGCGCGGTCCGATGA
- a CDS encoding DUF397 domain-containing protein, whose amino-acid sequence MSTHLSAAAELNWSTGSHSAGDGGECVEVATTVSAVLVRDSKDLSRPHLAVTPARWAHLVRYAAGTLRPPASQGARDHV is encoded by the coding sequence ATGAGCACCCACCTCAGTGCGGCCGCCGAACTCAATTGGTCCACGGGCAGTCACAGCGCCGGCGACGGCGGCGAATGCGTCGAGGTCGCCACCACGGTCAGTGCCGTCCTCGTCCGCGACTCGAAGGACCTCAGCCGCCCCCACCTGGCCGTCACCCCCGCCCGATGGGCGCACCTCGTGCGGTACGCCGCCGGGACCTTACGCCCGCCCGCGTCGCAGGGCGCCCGTGATCACGTGTAG
- a CDS encoding SGNH/GDSL hydrolase family protein gives MCSLALLAGTLPGTALAAGSPPPGAANGWSAKTFRDAAGQDAPDRVPAADREKTLGAGYKASKDRAWTTSGDARGFHLMVADAKDGYAWKTAATLSEPGFEADAWIGNACVTRSGKRAAVAYAPRTFTNKPELMVRGAFAAIVDLTTGKVTKLANTASLAYFSPGCGSGEKTVFTQLTTDGDKQSGTRLISVDAASGKSAAPLHLDGQVTSAVPTGQGIVAAHGKRLVRIGADGGEKEIARTRTVPFQLRPDRSGGVTFIERLPVAAGGKSSDAAVESAARRVSATQIGRGGATPATLARGPLTDWDLSAAADGTVYVTGKARTRGTLPDSVKNPGTLAKDDRISTLSDAAVGTSWVPDADSPVTTTGTSDEARPVRTRLRLLDTGAEATLEALPGGTPLASAQMGTGATSSPALAVRSGTAKSGGTAKVAAGSPSNPVEAERTCAVPRNDPRKQALQPTPRQAEWAVDQAVIDGLYMWVSRQANWNNTGMSPYTPQTLFPLPVLAGDPNGVVDRADEWHIPAQILLGVTAQESNMWQATRTVVPGVTGNSLIGNFYGIKYSADGDQADPWAVNWAKADCGYGITQVTDGMRLSDTTLTTAQKEAAALDYTANIAYGASILASKWNDTRAAGMTVNGGKPKYIENWFFALWAYNSGFHPQSQAGSNGGKWGVGWTNNPANPLWKENRLPFLESSSGGDDYSHAATPQYWPYQEKVIGWAARPISAMFKPGDMQAGYRAAWWNNNAARTRAKPPNMIFCTASNDCDDDKILDGSSNQTGKGPCLLPGDPDETNPLYLKCWWHESVKWKDCEAAAECGNPVHRFNNADYPEQPDENSSYPPRCASASGNPPSGSLVIDDVPNGVTPTGQSGHTCGQVASAGTFAFDFAESNGTYPGKIDLHQIGAGYGDHFWFTHTRKATDTDGSRLRTTGTWTLGKSLNQWSRIMVHVPDHGAHTQQADYEIDTGSGSFTRHRSLGQERKANTWVSLGTYKISGTPRVRLASTTLDGTGDEDVAWDAVAFQPLAAKPKHIVAVLGDSFTSGEGAGSYSPESDKDHGEAGWNACRRSANAWPRKLVLPGTTESLGKIADTWGTSAELGFVACSGAMSKNVAYQPNYNNDPQNHLEGQFKEVLQTESGVLSDDTTLVMLTLGGNDEGGFASAMQECGGLGDCSSDSDFLPGYKAVVDRMTERVQAALEDVATRASNARIVLMGYPELLSRSVKCGGSLYYDMTEVKALAELVNYADDKQKVMVDALRTGTSKLKVDYADPVSAFVGHSGCDDPEWINKFVLGPNGDGDFHLGDAAAVPASCLWGALGGKCLSRESFHPKDAGTTGYAEVMRLRLNAIGYTGTP, from the coding sequence GTGTGTTCCCTCGCTCTGCTCGCCGGGACGCTCCCGGGCACCGCTCTGGCCGCCGGCTCCCCGCCGCCCGGTGCGGCGAACGGCTGGTCGGCGAAGACGTTCCGCGACGCCGCCGGTCAGGACGCACCCGACCGTGTTCCCGCCGCCGACCGCGAGAAGACCCTCGGGGCCGGGTACAAGGCCTCGAAGGACCGCGCGTGGACCACCTCCGGGGACGCCCGGGGATTCCACCTCATGGTGGCCGACGCCAAGGACGGCTACGCCTGGAAGACGGCCGCCACCCTGTCCGAGCCCGGATTCGAGGCGGATGCCTGGATCGGCAACGCCTGCGTGACCCGCTCCGGCAAGCGGGCGGCGGTCGCCTACGCGCCCCGCACCTTCACCAACAAGCCCGAGCTGATGGTCCGTGGTGCCTTCGCGGCGATCGTGGACCTGACGACCGGCAAGGTCACCAAGCTGGCGAACACGGCCTCGCTGGCCTATTTCTCCCCAGGCTGCGGATCAGGCGAGAAGACGGTCTTCACACAGCTCACCACCGACGGGGACAAGCAGTCCGGCACCCGGCTGATCAGCGTCGACGCCGCCAGTGGCAAGAGCGCCGCACCCCTGCACCTGGACGGCCAGGTCACGTCCGCCGTCCCCACCGGGCAGGGCATCGTCGCCGCCCACGGCAAGCGGCTGGTCCGTATCGGCGCCGACGGCGGTGAGAAGGAGATCGCCCGCACCCGTACGGTTCCCTTCCAGCTCCGCCCGGACCGGTCCGGCGGTGTCACGTTCATCGAGCGCCTTCCCGTCGCGGCCGGCGGCAAGAGTTCCGACGCGGCCGTCGAGAGCGCGGCCCGCCGGGTCAGTGCCACGCAGATCGGCCGGGGCGGGGCGACCCCCGCCACGCTGGCGCGGGGCCCGCTCACCGACTGGGACCTGTCCGCCGCCGCCGACGGCACGGTGTACGTCACGGGGAAGGCCAGGACCCGGGGCACGCTGCCGGACAGCGTGAAGAACCCCGGCACGCTGGCCAAGGACGACCGCATCTCCACCCTGTCCGACGCTGCCGTGGGCACCTCCTGGGTGCCCGACGCCGATTCCCCGGTCACCACCACGGGAACGAGCGACGAAGCACGGCCCGTGCGGACGCGGCTTCGCCTCCTGGACACGGGTGCCGAGGCCACTCTCGAAGCCCTGCCGGGCGGTACGCCCCTGGCGTCGGCGCAGATGGGAACGGGCGCCACCAGCTCACCGGCCCTGGCCGTCCGGTCCGGTACGGCGAAGTCCGGCGGTACGGCGAAGGTCGCCGCGGGCTCACCGTCCAACCCGGTGGAAGCCGAGCGGACGTGTGCCGTGCCCCGTAACGACCCGCGCAAGCAGGCGCTGCAGCCGACACCGCGCCAGGCGGAGTGGGCCGTGGACCAGGCGGTGATCGACGGTCTGTACATGTGGGTCAGCCGGCAGGCCAACTGGAACAACACCGGCATGTCCCCGTACACCCCGCAGACCCTCTTCCCGCTCCCCGTCCTCGCGGGGGACCCGAACGGGGTCGTCGACCGGGCGGACGAGTGGCACATCCCGGCGCAGATCCTGCTCGGTGTCACCGCGCAGGAGTCGAACATGTGGCAGGCCACCCGGACCGTGGTCCCGGGTGTCACCGGCAACTCCCTGATCGGCAACTTCTACGGGATCAAGTACTCCGCCGACGGCGACCAGGCCGATCCCTGGGCCGTCAACTGGGCCAAGGCCGACTGCGGCTACGGCATCACCCAGGTCACGGACGGCATGCGTCTGTCCGACACGACGCTGACGACCGCGCAGAAGGAGGCCGCGGCCCTCGACTACACGGCGAACATCGCGTACGGGGCGAGCATCCTCGCCTCGAAGTGGAACGACACCAGGGCCGCCGGCATGACCGTCAACGGCGGCAAGCCGAAGTACATCGAGAACTGGTTCTTCGCGCTGTGGGCCTACAACTCCGGCTTCCACCCGCAGTCCCAGGCCGGGAGCAACGGCGGCAAGTGGGGTGTGGGCTGGACCAACAACCCCGCCAACCCGCTGTGGAAGGAGAACCGCCTTCCGTTCCTGGAGAGCTCCAGCGGCGGTGACGACTACTCGCACGCGGCGACCCCGCAGTACTGGCCGTACCAGGAGAAGGTGATCGGCTGGGCCGCCCGCCCCATCTCGGCGATGTTCAAGCCGGGTGACATGCAGGCCGGTTACCGCGCCGCCTGGTGGAACAACAACGCGGCCCGCACGCGGGCGAAGCCGCCTAACATGATCTTCTGCACGGCGTCGAACGACTGCGACGACGACAAGATCCTCGACGGCTCGTCCAACCAGACCGGCAAGGGCCCGTGCCTGCTGCCCGGCGACCCGGACGAGACGAACCCGCTCTATCTCAAGTGCTGGTGGCACGAGTCGGTCAAGTGGAAGGACTGCGAGGCGGCCGCGGAGTGCGGCAACCCCGTGCACCGGTTCAACAACGCGGACTACCCGGAGCAGCCCGACGAGAACTCCTCGTACCCGCCGCGCTGTGCCTCCGCCTCCGGTAACCCGCCGTCGGGATCGCTGGTCATCGACGACGTCCCGAACGGAGTCACCCCGACAGGGCAGTCGGGCCATACGTGCGGTCAGGTGGCGTCCGCCGGCACGTTCGCGTTCGACTTCGCCGAGTCCAACGGCACCTATCCCGGCAAGATCGACCTGCACCAGATCGGAGCCGGCTACGGCGACCACTTCTGGTTCACCCACACCCGTAAGGCGACCGACACGGACGGCTCCCGGCTGCGGACGACCGGGACGTGGACCCTGGGCAAGAGCCTGAACCAGTGGTCCCGCATCATGGTCCACGTCCCGGACCACGGGGCCCACACCCAGCAGGCCGACTACGAGATCGACACGGGCTCCGGCTCGTTCACCCGTCACCGCTCCCTGGGCCAGGAACGCAAGGCCAACACCTGGGTCTCGCTCGGCACCTACAAGATCTCCGGCACTCCTCGGGTGAGGCTGGCCAGCACCACCCTGGACGGCACGGGGGACGAGGACGTGGCCTGGGACGCCGTGGCCTTCCAGCCGCTGGCCGCCAAGCCGAAGCACATCGTCGCGGTGCTGGGCGATTCCTTCACCTCCGGCGAGGGGGCGGGCTCCTACTCCCCCGAGAGCGACAAGGACCACGGCGAGGCCGGGTGGAACGCCTGCCGGCGCAGCGCCAACGCGTGGCCCCGCAAGCTGGTCCTGCCCGGCACCACCGAGTCGCTCGGCAAGATCGCCGACACCTGGGGCACCTCCGCCGAGCTGGGTTTCGTCGCCTGCTCGGGAGCGATGTCCAAGAACGTGGCGTACCAGCCGAACTACAACAACGACCCGCAGAATCACCTGGAGGGACAGTTCAAGGAGGTTCTGCAGACGGAATCCGGTGTTCTCAGTGACGACACGACCCTGGTCATGCTGACGCTCGGGGGCAACGACGAGGGCGGTTTCGCCTCCGCCATGCAGGAGTGCGGTGGGCTGGGTGACTGCTCCAGCGACTCGGACTTCCTGCCCGGGTACAAGGCGGTCGTGGACCGTATGACCGAGCGGGTGCAGGCCGCCCTGGAGGACGTCGCGACCAGGGCGTCCAACGCACGGATCGTCCTCATGGGCTATCCGGAACTGCTCAGCCGCTCGGTCAAGTGCGGCGGCTCGCTCTACTACGACATGACGGAAGTCAAGGCACTCGCGGAGCTGGTGAACTACGCCGACGACAAGCAGAAGGTGATGGTCGACGCGCTGCGTACGGGTACGTCCAAGCTCAAGGTCGACTACGCCGACCCCGTCAGTGCGTTCGTCGGTCACAGTGGCTGCGACGACCCCGAGTGGATCAACAAGTTCGTCCTCGGCCCCAACGGCGACGGCGACTTCCACCTGGGCGACGCGGCGGCCGTCCCGGCCTCCTGCCTGTGGGGCGCGCTGGGCGGCAAGTGCCTCAGCCGTGAGTCCTTCCACCCCAAGGACGCCGGCACCACCGGATACGCTGAGGTGATGCGGCTCCGTCTGAACGCGATCGGCTATACGGGAACGCCCTGA
- a CDS encoding DUF1349 domain-containing protein, giving the protein MQLPELPFGLDPVGPDGGWTYADGVLTGSAGAKQDRFVPPGGDSLESASDAPRLLGAAPEGDFQLIARVDVGFAAAFDAGVLYLHVGERDWAKLCLELSPERPTVCTVVTRGHSDDVNSAVVEGNSHWMRLSRVGSSFAFHASADGERWTFVRVFTLGTEEERAAARIGFLVQSPTGDGCTASFDRIVFRPTGPGDLRDGG; this is encoded by the coding sequence ATGCAGCTCCCCGAACTCCCCTTCGGCCTCGACCCGGTCGGGCCCGACGGCGGGTGGACCTACGCCGACGGCGTGCTGACCGGATCGGCGGGTGCGAAGCAGGACCGTTTCGTCCCGCCCGGCGGCGACAGCCTGGAGTCCGCCTCCGACGCGCCGCGCCTGCTGGGGGCGGCGCCCGAGGGCGACTTCCAGCTGATCGCCCGGGTGGACGTCGGCTTCGCCGCCGCCTTCGACGCGGGGGTCCTCTACCTCCACGTCGGGGAGCGGGACTGGGCGAAGCTCTGCCTGGAGCTCTCCCCGGAGCGCCCCACGGTCTGCACCGTGGTCACCCGGGGCCACTCCGACGACGTCAACTCCGCCGTCGTGGAGGGCAACAGCCACTGGATGCGCCTCAGCCGCGTCGGCAGCAGCTTCGCCTTCCACGCCTCGGCGGACGGCGAGCGGTGGACCTTCGTCCGGGTGTTCACCCTCGGCACGGAGGAGGAGCGGGCGGCGGCCCGCATCGGCTTCCTCGTCCAGTCGCCCACGGGCGACGGGTGCACCGCGTCGTTCGACCGGATCGTCTTCCGGCCCACCGGCCCCGGCGATCTGCGCGACGGCGGCTGA
- a CDS encoding aldehyde dehydrogenase (NADP(+)) — MAAAPVWSVDPRTGNPREQVAVEATAEEVDRAVRAAHAVRGALADRTVRAAFLRTAADLLAEAKDHVIEAADAETALGPARLTGELARTAAQLRAFAEVVDEGAYLDIHIDHEDGSRTPPWPDLRRYKIPLGVVAVYAASNFPLAFSVPGGDTASALAAGCPVVVKAHPDHPATSEICASLLRRAAAQNGLPEDVLTVVHGFDAGVELVKHPLVSAAGFTGSIRGGRALFDAAAARPTPIPFHGELGSLNPVVVTEAAAAERGEQIGAGLGGSMTMGAGQFCTKPGFVFAPSGEAGDQLLKSLTETVSGTGAGVMLDHRMRDAFVRGVAERAELPDVEAPVTPGAGGEHTVSPGFFTVPAQRLAQEGPHDALLEECFGPVTVVARYDSPDEITAVLSRLPGNLTATLQIATEEADGSAAGILSELTPVAGRVLVNGWPTGVAVAPAQHHGGPYPATTSTSTSVGATAIERWLRPVSYQSTPEALLPPELREDNPQNLPRRVDGRRA, encoded by the coding sequence GTGGCAGCAGCACCAGTCTGGAGCGTCGACCCCCGGACGGGGAACCCGCGTGAGCAGGTTGCGGTGGAGGCTACAGCGGAGGAGGTCGACCGCGCGGTCCGGGCGGCGCACGCCGTCCGCGGGGCGCTGGCCGACCGCACCGTGCGTGCCGCGTTCCTCCGCACCGCGGCCGACCTCCTCGCCGAGGCCAAGGACCACGTCATCGAGGCGGCCGACGCGGAGACCGCGCTCGGCCCCGCCCGGCTGACCGGTGAACTCGCGCGCACGGCCGCCCAGCTGAGGGCCTTCGCCGAGGTCGTCGACGAGGGCGCCTACCTCGACATCCACATCGACCACGAGGACGGCAGCCGGACCCCGCCCTGGCCGGACCTGCGCCGCTACAAGATCCCGCTCGGCGTCGTCGCCGTCTACGCGGCCAGCAACTTCCCGCTCGCCTTCTCCGTCCCCGGCGGCGACACCGCGAGCGCGCTCGCCGCGGGCTGCCCCGTCGTCGTCAAGGCGCACCCCGACCACCCCGCGACCTCGGAGATCTGCGCCTCCTTGCTGCGCAGGGCCGCCGCGCAGAACGGCCTTCCCGAGGACGTCCTGACCGTGGTCCACGGCTTCGACGCGGGTGTCGAGCTGGTGAAGCACCCGCTCGTCTCCGCCGCCGGTTTCACCGGCTCGATCCGTGGCGGCCGCGCCCTCTTCGACGCGGCGGCGGCCCGGCCCACCCCGATCCCCTTCCACGGCGAGCTCGGTTCGCTCAACCCCGTGGTCGTCACCGAGGCGGCCGCCGCCGAGCGCGGTGAGCAGATCGGCGCCGGACTCGGCGGCTCGATGACGATGGGCGCCGGACAGTTCTGCACCAAGCCCGGCTTCGTGTTCGCCCCCTCGGGCGAGGCCGGCGACCAACTGCTCAAGTCGCTGACCGAGACGGTCAGCGGTACGGGCGCCGGGGTCATGCTCGACCACCGGATGCGGGACGCCTTCGTGCGGGGAGTGGCCGAACGGGCCGAGCTCCCCGACGTCGAGGCCCCGGTCACCCCGGGCGCGGGCGGCGAACACACGGTCTCCCCGGGCTTCTTCACCGTGCCGGCCCAGCGCCTGGCCCAGGAGGGTCCGCACGACGCACTCCTGGAGGAGTGCTTCGGGCCGGTCACCGTCGTCGCGCGCTACGACTCGCCGGACGAGATCACCGCGGTGCTCTCCCGCCTGCCGGGCAACCTCACGGCCACCCTCCAGATCGCCACGGAGGAGGCCGACGGCAGCGCCGCCGGGATCCTCTCCGAGCTCACCCCGGTGGCCGGACGCGTCCTGGTCAACGGATGGCCGACCGGCGTCGCCGTCGCGCCCGCCCAGCACCACGGCGGCCCCTACCCGGCCACCACCTCCACCTCCACCTCGGTCGGCGCCACCGCGATCGAACGCTGGCTGCGCCCGGTCAGCTACCAGTCGACGCCCGAGGCCCTGCTGCCCCCGGAGCTCCGCGAGGACAACCCGCAGAACCTCCCGCGACGGGTCGACGGGCGGCGCGCGTGA
- a CDS encoding IclR family transcriptional regulator, translating to MSVGEPGGAQVKSAVRTVELLEYFAGRPGMHSLAAVQEAVGYPKSSLYMLLRTLVELGWVETDATGTRYGIGVRALLVGTSYIDGDEVVAAARPTLDRLSDDTTETIHLARLDGTNVVYLATRQSQHYLRPFTRVGRRLPAHSTSLGKALLATHSDEQVRKMLPETLPALTEHTLTDREALIEELHVIREQGYAVDREENTLGLRCFGVAIPYRTPSRDAISCSVPVARLTPAHEQMVKDALFDARDRLTLATRRL from the coding sequence ATGTCGGTTGGCGAGCCCGGTGGGGCACAGGTCAAGTCCGCGGTACGGACGGTGGAACTCCTCGAATACTTCGCGGGGCGCCCCGGGATGCACTCGCTGGCAGCTGTGCAGGAGGCCGTCGGCTACCCGAAGTCCAGCCTCTACATGCTGCTGCGCACCCTGGTGGAGCTCGGCTGGGTCGAGACCGACGCCACGGGCACCCGGTACGGGATCGGCGTGCGGGCCCTGCTGGTCGGCACCTCGTACATCGACGGCGACGAGGTCGTCGCCGCCGCCCGCCCCACCCTGGACCGGCTCTCCGACGACACCACGGAGACCATCCACCTGGCCCGGCTGGACGGGACGAACGTGGTGTACCTCGCCACCCGGCAGTCCCAGCACTACCTGCGCCCCTTCACCCGCGTGGGCCGCAGGCTGCCCGCCCACTCGACCTCGCTCGGCAAGGCGCTCCTGGCGACCCACAGCGACGAGCAGGTCCGCAAGATGCTGCCGGAGACCCTGCCGGCGCTGACCGAGCACACCCTCACCGACCGCGAGGCGCTGATCGAGGAGCTGCACGTCATCCGCGAGCAGGGATACGCGGTGGACCGCGAGGAGAACACCCTGGGGCTGCGCTGCTTCGGCGTCGCGATCCCGTACCGCACCCCCTCGCGCGACGCCATCAGCTGCTCGGTGCCGGTCGCCCGGCTCACCCCGGCGCACGAGCAGATGGTCAAGGACGCCCTGTTCGACGCCCGCGACCGGCTCACCCTCGCGACCCGCAGGCTCTGA
- a CDS encoding peptidoglycan D,D-transpeptidase FtsI family protein: MNKTIRRASVFCLLMVLALLVRATWVQAYDGRALADDEHNRRNTIAQYAQPLGDIIVAGSPVTGSKETDGDDLRYKRTYTQGDLYASVTGYSSQAYGATQLEGIYSDVLDGTDDRLKNPTDLITGKQTSPGDVITTIDPGVQKAAYEALGDDRGAAVAMDPETGRILGMVSSPSYDPSDISGTGDADAWQKLLGDTSKPLVNRALRQPLPPGSTFKLVVASAALENGLYGSVDEATDSPDPYTLPGTSTVLSNENPSAPCENATLRTALQYSCNNVFAKVAADLGQDKLKAMADAFGFDTKELDVPVRASESVYPKDMDKAQTALTGIGQFEVTATPMQMAMVSAALSNGGELASPHMVSKVTDADGSALQEYPDGDTERVVKESTAEQLRSAMVTVVNKGTGSNAKIDGAEVGGKTGTAQNGVDNSNTPYAWFTSYAKDDSTGKQVAVAVVVEDSGAARSEVSGNGLAAPIAQKMMKAALKG; this comes from the coding sequence ATGAACAAGACGATCAGGCGCGCCTCGGTCTTCTGTCTGCTCATGGTCCTCGCCCTGCTGGTGCGGGCGACCTGGGTGCAGGCGTACGACGGCCGGGCGCTCGCAGACGACGAACACAACCGGCGGAACACGATCGCGCAGTACGCGCAGCCGCTCGGCGACATCATCGTGGCCGGCTCGCCGGTCACCGGTTCGAAGGAGACGGACGGCGACGACCTCCGCTACAAGCGCACCTACACCCAGGGCGATCTGTACGCGTCGGTCACCGGCTACAGCTCTCAGGCCTACGGGGCGACCCAGCTGGAGGGCATCTACAGCGATGTCCTCGACGGCACCGACGACCGGCTCAAGAACCCCACGGATCTGATCACCGGCAAGCAGACGTCCCCGGGCGACGTGATCACGACCATCGACCCGGGCGTCCAGAAGGCGGCCTACGAGGCGCTCGGCGACGACCGGGGCGCGGCCGTCGCGATGGACCCGGAGACCGGGCGGATCCTGGGCATGGTCTCCTCGCCCTCGTACGACCCCTCCGACATCAGCGGGACGGGGGACGCCGACGCCTGGCAGAAGCTGCTCGGCGACACGAGCAAGCCGCTGGTCAACCGGGCGCTGCGGCAGCCGCTGCCCCCCGGTTCGACGTTCAAGCTGGTGGTGGCCTCGGCCGCCCTGGAGAACGGCCTGTACGGCTCGGTCGACGAGGCCACGGACAGCCCCGATCCGTACACCCTGCCGGGCACGAGCACGGTCCTGTCCAACGAGAACCCTTCGGCGCCCTGCGAGAACGCCACGCTGCGCACCGCGCTCCAGTACTCCTGCAACAACGTGTTCGCGAAGGTCGCCGCCGATCTCGGCCAGGACAAGCTGAAGGCGATGGCGGACGCCTTCGGTTTCGACACGAAGGAGCTGGACGTGCCCGTGCGGGCGTCCGAGAGCGTGTACCCGAAGGACATGGACAAGGCGCAGACCGCGCTGACCGGCATCGGGCAGTTCGAGGTGACCGCCACCCCCATGCAGATGGCCATGGTCTCCGCGGCCCTCAGCAACGGCGGTGAGCTGGCCTCGCCGCACATGGTCTCCAAGGTGACGGACGCCGACGGCTCCGCGCTCCAGGAGTACCCGGACGGCGACACCGAGCGGGTCGTGAAGGAGTCGACGGCGGAGCAGCTGCGCAGTGCGATGGTCACCGTGGTGAACAAGGGGACCGGCAGCAACGCGAAGATCGACGGCGCCGAGGTGGGCGGCAAGACGGGGACCGCGCAGAACGGCGTGGACAACAGCAACACCCCGTACGCCTGGTTCACCTCGTACGCGAAGGACGACTCCACCGGCAAGCAGGTCGCGGTCGCGGTGGTCGTCGAGGACTCCGGAGCGGCCCGCTCCGAGGTCAGCGGCAACGGCCTGGCCGCGCCGATCGCGCAGAAGATGATGAAGGCGGCACTGAAGGGGTGA